From Deinococcota bacterium, the proteins below share one genomic window:
- a CDS encoding ABC transporter substrate-binding protein, producing the protein AYLIGWGNNLFDADNTLFSLLYGGTAAGGPAQVVFSYLQNSELDQRLFEARGTVDQERRAALYQEALEIVREEAPWLFLYQQVDIYGVADRVLWEPRPDELIWAPDISLR; encoded by the coding sequence GGCCTACCTGATCGGCTGGGGCAACAACCTCTTCGACGCCGACAACACGCTGTTCAGCCTGCTCTACGGCGGCACCGCCGCGGGCGGGCCAGCCCAGGTGGTGTTTTCTTACCTGCAGAACAGTGAGCTCGACCAGAGGCTCTTCGAGGCCCGCGGCACCGTCGATCAGGAGCGGCGCGCCGCACTCTACCAGGAGGCGCTCGAGATCGTCCGCGAGGAAGCGCCCTGGCTCTTCCTCTACCAGCAAGTCGACATCTACGGCGTCGCCGACCGCGTCCTCTGGGAGCCCCGGCCCGACGAGCTCATCTGGGCGCCCGACATCAGCCTGAGGTAA